A window of the Synechococcus sp. LTW-R genome harbors these coding sequences:
- the secF gene encoding protein translocase subunit SecF, producing the protein MSDPSTAVAAPAPRFRISRIRRQGWLASGLAVLLSVVGMALCWSNPRIAAPLKPGLDFTGGTQVEIQRSCTGADCSGLNAAEVRQQLRALTLPEVGGQAAPQLVNAGVQVLDRGRSVDLRLPDLEPEQTRALIEGLAPVIGPVDPKQVSINTIGPTLGDQLLKGSLISLLVSFAAIAAYISFRYDGVFAGLALLCLAHDIVITCGVFAWLGLISGIEVNSLFAVALITVAGYSVNDTVVVFDRIREQKRALQGLSLQDQVDVAVDATLTRSLYTSFTTLLPLVSLLLFGGSSLFWFAVALTIGIGVGSWSSIGIAPTLLPVLSRR; encoded by the coding sequence ATGTCCGACCCTTCGACCGCCGTGGCCGCCCCCGCTCCTCGCTTTCGGATCAGCCGCATCCGCCGTCAGGGCTGGCTGGCCTCCGGCCTCGCTGTCCTGCTCAGCGTCGTGGGCATGGCGCTCTGTTGGAGCAACCCCCGCATTGCCGCACCCCTGAAGCCCGGTTTGGACTTCACCGGCGGTACCCAGGTGGAGATCCAACGCAGCTGCACGGGCGCGGACTGCTCAGGCCTCAATGCTGCCGAGGTCCGTCAGCAACTGCGTGCCCTGACCCTGCCCGAGGTGGGCGGCCAAGCGGCTCCCCAGCTGGTCAATGCCGGCGTTCAGGTCCTGGATCGTGGTCGTTCCGTTGACCTGCGGCTTCCTGACCTTGAGCCCGAACAAACCCGCGCCCTGATCGAGGGCCTGGCCCCTGTGATTGGCCCGGTGGATCCCAAACAGGTCTCGATCAACACGATTGGCCCCACCCTGGGCGACCAACTGCTCAAGGGGAGCCTGATTTCGCTGTTGGTGAGCTTTGCGGCGATCGCGGCCTACATCAGCTTCCGCTACGACGGAGTCTTCGCCGGCTTGGCCCTGCTTTGCCTGGCCCACGACATCGTCATCACCTGCGGCGTTTTCGCCTGGTTGGGTCTGATCAGCGGCATTGAAGTCAACTCCCTCTTTGCCGTGGCCCTGATCACCGTTGCCGGTTACTCCGTGAACGACACCGTGGTGGTCTTTGACCGCATCCGTGAGCAGAAGCGCGCCTTGCAGGGGCTGAGCCTCCAGGACCAGGTCGACGTGGCGGTGGATGCCACCTTGACTCGCTCGCTGTACACCTCCTTCACGACTCTTTTGCCGCTGGTGTCCCTGTTGCTCTTTGGTGGGAGCAGCCTCTTCTGGTTTGCTGTGGCCCTGACGATCGGCATCGGGGTCGGTAGTTGGTCGAGCATTGGCATTGCCCCGACCTTGCTTCCGGTGCTCTCGCGTCGATGA
- a CDS encoding AI-2E family transporter — translation MTPRSLLLLLSLVVLGLLAWELRWVLMVLFGAVVLAVALDVPVSWLRRVVRLSRPQALLAVLVVLGLLSWQLAELLLPDLLAQLNQLTQLVPALIARLAELLGGVSVLEGLGSQLSELITIDKLQPIGAQLLGFAGGAASGTVLLLLMGLLAILLVLDPRSHQRLALALTPAHSRTLVQNLLTESRQALGGWLAGMTLSASVVFLLTWAGLAALKVPLALLSGLICGLLTFVPTIGPTLASLLPVGVSLLISPTLAVQVIVLRLVLQNGEAFLLTPLLLSRTVNLLPTVALMAQLSLGALLGLPGVLLALPLVVVLQVFSQRVLVEQVMDRWT, via the coding sequence ATGACACCAAGGAGTTTGCTGCTGCTGCTGTCCCTGGTGGTCCTGGGTCTCCTGGCCTGGGAACTGCGTTGGGTGCTGATGGTGCTCTTTGGCGCGGTGGTGCTCGCCGTCGCCCTTGATGTGCCGGTGAGCTGGCTGCGCCGCGTGGTTCGACTGAGCCGTCCGCAGGCCCTGCTGGCGGTGCTGGTGGTCCTCGGCCTGCTGAGCTGGCAGCTCGCCGAACTGCTGCTGCCGGACCTGCTGGCGCAGCTCAACCAGCTGACCCAGTTGGTGCCGGCCTTGATCGCGCGGCTCGCCGAACTGCTCGGCGGAGTCAGCGTGCTGGAGGGGCTCGGCAGTCAACTCTCCGAGCTCATCACCATCGACAAGCTGCAGCCCATTGGCGCCCAACTGCTGGGGTTTGCCGGCGGCGCCGCCAGTGGCACCGTGCTGCTGCTGCTGATGGGATTGCTCGCGATCCTCTTGGTGCTCGATCCCCGCAGTCACCAGCGCTTGGCCTTGGCGCTGACCCCGGCCCACAGCCGAACCTTGGTGCAGAACCTGCTCACGGAAAGCCGCCAGGCCCTGGGCGGCTGGCTGGCGGGGATGACCCTCTCCGCCTCCGTGGTCTTCCTACTGACCTGGGCGGGGCTGGCGGCCCTCAAAGTGCCCTTGGCACTGTTGAGCGGCCTGATCTGCGGCCTGCTCACCTTTGTCCCCACCATCGGCCCCACCCTGGCCAGCCTCTTGCCCGTGGGGGTCTCGCTGCTGATCTCACCAACCCTGGCGGTTCAGGTGATCGTGCTGCGTTTGGTGCTGCAGAACGGCGAAGCCTTTCTGCTCACCCCCCTCTTGCTGAGCAGAACGGTCAACCTCCTGCCCACCGTGGCCTTGATGGCTCAGCTGAGCCTCGGGGCCCTGCTGGGCCTTCCTGGCGTGCTGCTCGCCCTGCCCCTGGTCGTGGTGCTCCAGGTGTTCTCCCAACGGGTGTTGGTGGAGCAGGTGATGGATCGGTGGACCTAA